From a region of the Bermanella marisrubri genome:
- the proB gene encoding glutamate 5-kinase, whose translation MSRQSVANAKRIVIKIGSALLTNDGAGLNKAGIANWVDQIAELKAQGKEIILVSSGSVAEGMTRLGWSERPTALHELQAAAAVGQMGLVQCYESNFSRHQYVTAQVLLTHADLSNRTRYLNARSAITSLLSFGVVPIINENDTVITDEIRFGDNDTLGALVANLIEADALIILTDQDGLYTADPRKDKNAKLIEQARAEDPDIEAVAGGGGKLGRGGMTTKVRAAKLAARSGCFTVIVGGRIENVITRLNKDEVLGTLLCSDQEPMAARKQWLAGHLQTRGQITLDPGAVRAVIEQGRSLLSVGVVHVDGNFGRGEVVACINEQGQIIAKGLINYNALETQKIMGKESKEILDILGYMDEPELIHRDNLVLV comes from the coding sequence ATGAGCCGTCAATCTGTTGCGAACGCAAAGCGCATTGTTATTAAAATTGGTAGTGCGCTTTTAACCAATGACGGCGCCGGCTTAAATAAAGCAGGCATCGCCAACTGGGTGGACCAAATTGCTGAACTCAAGGCCCAGGGAAAAGAAATAATCCTTGTATCTTCTGGCTCTGTGGCAGAAGGTATGACACGCTTGGGATGGTCTGAACGGCCTACCGCCTTACATGAATTACAAGCCGCTGCAGCTGTTGGCCAAATGGGTTTGGTTCAATGTTATGAAAGTAATTTCTCTCGCCATCAGTATGTCACCGCACAAGTACTATTGACTCACGCTGACCTCAGCAACCGAACACGCTATCTTAATGCGCGTTCTGCCATTACGTCGCTGTTATCGTTTGGAGTTGTGCCTATCATTAATGAAAACGATACGGTAATCACCGATGAGATTCGTTTTGGCGATAATGATACGCTCGGGGCTTTAGTCGCCAATTTGATAGAGGCTGATGCGCTGATCATTTTGACAGACCAGGACGGACTCTATACCGCGGATCCTCGCAAAGATAAAAACGCCAAGCTCATTGAGCAAGCTCGCGCTGAAGATCCAGATATTGAAGCCGTAGCTGGCGGTGGCGGCAAGTTGGGGCGTGGCGGTATGACGACAAAAGTGCGCGCTGCAAAATTGGCGGCTCGTTCTGGTTGTTTTACTGTGATAGTGGGTGGTCGTATTGAAAACGTCATTACGCGCTTAAATAAAGATGAAGTTTTGGGTACGCTTTTGTGTAGTGATCAAGAGCCCATGGCGGCGCGCAAGCAGTGGCTTGCCGGTCACTTACAAACCCGAGGTCAAATTACATTGGACCCAGGAGCAGTTAGAGCCGTGATTGAACAGGGTAGAAGCTTGCTATCAGTGGGCGTGGTTCATGTGGACGGAAATTTTGGGCGCGGTGAAGTAGTTGCTTGTATTAATGAGCAAGGTCAAATCATTGCGAAAGGTTTGATCAATTATAACGCCCTTGAAACGCAGAAAATCATGGGTAAAGAAAGTAAAGAAATCCTCGATATTCTTGGTTACATGGATGAACCCGAGTTGATTCACCGAGATAACTTGGTTTTAGTATAA
- a CDS encoding aspartate aminotransferase family protein: protein MSVQRSLFDEVMVPTYNPPEIIPVSGKGSRVWDQEGREYIDFAGGIAVNCLGHCHPDVVEALQEQSQKLWHLSNVMTNEPALNLAKSLTEKTFADRVYFANSGAEANEAAFKLVRRYAIEQHGEDKTKIISFTRAFHGRTFFAVTVGGQEAYSAGFGPRPGNIVHCDFNDIEQFKALIDDDTCAVIMEPIQGEGGIIEADPHFAHEVRKLCDQHKALLVFDEVQTGVGRTGSLYAYESLGVEPDVLTTAKALGAGFPIAAMLTKEHIAACFKAGVHGSTYGGNPLACAVGLKVLDIVSDPKLLEQVTVKSERLKEGLKTIGERYDVFSDVRGKGLLIGAELKPEFHGKARELLNHGLQQGVMCLVAGPNILRLTPSLIIPDKDIDEGLTRLDAAVKCMVSV from the coding sequence ATGTCAGTTCAACGCTCATTATTTGATGAGGTCATGGTACCTACCTACAACCCACCTGAGATCATTCCTGTTTCTGGTAAGGGGTCTAGGGTATGGGATCAAGAAGGTCGTGAGTATATCGATTTTGCCGGTGGTATCGCTGTGAACTGCCTCGGTCATTGTCATCCTGATGTGGTTGAAGCCCTGCAGGAACAAAGCCAAAAACTCTGGCATTTATCCAATGTCATGACAAACGAGCCAGCCTTGAATTTGGCCAAATCCTTAACGGAAAAAACCTTTGCTGATCGAGTTTATTTTGCAAACTCCGGGGCCGAGGCCAATGAAGCCGCGTTTAAGCTCGTGCGTCGATATGCCATTGAGCAACATGGTGAAGATAAAACGAAAATTATTAGTTTTACGCGAGCGTTCCATGGCCGAACCTTCTTTGCCGTAACCGTAGGTGGTCAAGAAGCTTACTCCGCAGGATTTGGACCTCGACCTGGCAATATCGTGCATTGTGATTTTAACGATATCGAACAGTTTAAAGCACTGATTGATGATGATACCTGTGCCGTCATTATGGAGCCGATACAAGGTGAAGGCGGTATCATTGAAGCCGACCCACACTTTGCCCACGAAGTTCGTAAGCTTTGCGATCAGCATAAAGCGCTTTTGGTTTTCGATGAAGTACAAACCGGTGTGGGCCGCACAGGCAGTCTTTACGCGTACGAAAGCTTAGGTGTTGAGCCGGATGTGCTCACCACAGCTAAAGCCTTGGGCGCAGGCTTTCCTATTGCTGCCATGCTAACCAAAGAACATATTGCCGCTTGTTTTAAAGCGGGTGTGCATGGCTCAACTTATGGTGGTAATCCTTTGGCTTGTGCTGTGGGTTTGAAGGTACTGGATATCGTTAGTGATCCAAAGCTACTGGAACAAGTGACAGTCAAAAGTGAACGCCTTAAAGAAGGCTTGAAAACCATTGGTGAGCGTTACGATGTGTTTTCCGATGTGCGTGGTAAAGGCCTATTAATTGGTGCCGAATTAAAACCAGAATTTCATGGTAAAGCTCGTGAGCTTTTAAACCATGGCTTGCAGCAGGGTGTTATGTGTTTGGTGGCAGGTCCAAATATTTTACGTTTAACGCCCTCATTGATTATCCCCGATAAAGATATCGATGAGGGGTTAACGCGCTTGGATGCAGCAGTTAAGTGTATGGTCTCGGTGTAG
- the dnaB gene encoding replicative DNA helicase, whose translation MEHETDTIKMPPNSVDAERSVLGGLMLDNRAFETVSERLIPADFFRTQHRQIYTIIGKLAEEEKPFDVLTLSDELQEIDALAEVGGLEYLSELVESTPSAANIAAYADIVKEKSLLRRLAEAATDIAESAYHTQGNDPLDLISDAEKRIAEVAEGGGKKDSGPEHVNPIMSRTLEKIEELFQMEDGLTGLTTGFTDLDKRTNGFQEADLIIVAGRPSMGKTTFAMNLCENALLNTNRPVLVFSMEMPKEAILMRMYSSVGRIPSNKLRSGKLDEEDWPKLTSAFNMLKDKPLYIDDTPALTPQEMRARCRRVYRENNNDLALVMVDYLQLMQVAGKSEGRTQEISEISRSLKAIAKEFGCPVIALSQLNRSLEQRPNKRPVMSDLRESGAIEQDADIIAFIYRDEVYNEDSPDKGIGEIIIGKHRNGEIGTDRLAFIGKYTRFENLAPGYYDEQGAE comes from the coding sequence ATGGAACACGAAACGGACACTATCAAGATGCCACCCAATTCGGTGGATGCAGAGCGCTCAGTCTTGGGTGGTTTAATGCTTGATAATCGTGCGTTTGAAACGGTGAGTGAGCGCTTAATACCTGCTGATTTTTTCCGAACACAACACCGCCAGATCTATACCATCATCGGCAAGCTAGCTGAAGAAGAAAAACCATTCGATGTATTAACACTTAGTGATGAGCTGCAAGAAATTGATGCTTTGGCGGAAGTGGGCGGCTTAGAGTATTTGTCTGAACTGGTCGAAAGTACACCATCAGCAGCTAATATTGCAGCCTATGCAGATATCGTAAAAGAGAAATCGCTGTTGCGTCGTCTCGCAGAAGCGGCTACTGATATCGCCGAGTCCGCTTATCATACGCAAGGCAACGATCCTTTAGACCTTATTAGTGACGCTGAAAAACGCATTGCGGAAGTAGCAGAAGGCGGCGGTAAAAAAGACTCGGGCCCAGAGCACGTCAACCCTATTATGTCGCGAACCTTGGAAAAGATTGAAGAGCTTTTCCAAATGGAGGATGGCTTAACCGGTTTAACCACAGGCTTTACTGATCTGGACAAGCGCACTAATGGTTTCCAAGAGGCGGATTTAATTATCGTCGCCGGTCGTCCTTCCATGGGTAAAACGACCTTCGCCATGAACCTCTGTGAAAATGCTCTATTGAATACTAATCGTCCAGTATTAGTATTTAGTATGGAGATGCCCAAAGAAGCGATATTAATGCGGATGTATTCATCTGTCGGACGCATCCCTTCCAATAAATTGCGTTCAGGTAAATTGGATGAAGAGGATTGGCCAAAGTTAACCTCAGCATTCAATATGCTGAAGGATAAACCTCTTTATATCGATGATACACCTGCGTTAACGCCACAAGAAATGCGTGCCCGTTGTCGTCGTGTTTATCGTGAAAATAATAACGACCTTGCACTTGTTATGGTGGATTACCTTCAGTTGATGCAGGTTGCCGGCAAGAGTGAAGGGCGTACACAAGAAATCTCGGAAATTTCTCGCTCGCTAAAAGCTATCGCGAAAGAATTTGGCTGTCCTGTCATTGCGCTTTCTCAGCTTAACCGCTCACTAGAGCAGCGCCCTAATAAGCGACCAGTTATGTCAGACTTGCGTGAATCGGGCGCCATTGAGCAGGACGCAGATATCATCGCTTTCATCTACCGGGACGAGGTATATAACGAAGACTCCCCTGACAAAGGCATTGGTGAAATCATTATTGGTAAGCATCGTAATGGTGAGATTGGAACTGATCGTTTGGCCTTTATTGGTAAATATACTCGTTTTGAAAACCTCGCTCCGGGTTATTATGATGAGCAAGGTGCAGAGTAA
- a CDS encoding Lrp/AsnC family transcriptional regulator, which yields MINDKDQTLLEILQKNARISISELARTLGISRTTAQHRLERLEHSGIIEGYRVNLGSTYLKALVAAHVSIKVKQKLTMETCEQLHKLSAVHALHAISGEFDLIAELQAASLEQLNGILDEIGDLPGVERTASSVILETKFRR from the coding sequence ATGATTAATGATAAAGATCAAACATTACTAGAGATACTGCAAAAGAACGCAAGAATTAGTATTTCTGAATTGGCTCGTACGCTTGGCATATCCCGCACAACAGCTCAACATCGCTTAGAGAGACTAGAACATTCTGGGATTATCGAGGGCTATCGAGTCAATTTAGGATCGACCTACCTCAAGGCACTTGTTGCTGCCCATGTGTCGATTAAAGTAAAACAAAAATTGACCATGGAAACCTGCGAACAATTGCACAAACTGAGTGCCGTACATGCATTGCATGCAATAAGCGGAGAGTTTGATTTGATTGCAGAACTGCAAGCAGCGAGCCTAGAACAGCTCAATGGAATACTGGATGAAATTGGGGACTTACCAGGGGTAGAGCGCACCGCCTCATCGGTTATTTTAGAAACCAAGTTTCGGCGGTGA
- the rpmA gene encoding 50S ribosomal protein L27 gives MAHKKAAGSTRNGRDSESKRLGVKAFGGQFVTAGSIIVRQRGTRVHAGDNVGLGKDHTLFAKADGYVKFEEKGRIVRKQVSIVPAAN, from the coding sequence ATGGCTCACAAAAAAGCTGCTGGTAGTACTCGTAACGGTCGCGATAGTGAAAGTAAACGCTTAGGTGTCAAAGCTTTCGGTGGTCAATTTGTAACTGCAGGTTCAATCATTGTTCGTCAACGTGGCACTCGTGTTCACGCTGGTGACAACGTAGGCCTAGGCAAAGATCATACTCTATTCGCAAAAGCGGATGGCTATGTGAAATTTGAAGAGAAAGGTCGTATTGTTCGTAAGCAAGTAAGTATCGTACCTGCTGCTAACTAA
- the ispB gene encoding octaprenyl diphosphate synthase, translated as MQFNDIYQVVETEFARTNEIILEQLSSNVPMVEKIGHHIIESGGKRMRPLLVLLAAKALESNEQNHPLLASIIEFLHTATLLHDDVVDTSDMRRGKATANAAFGNAPSVLVGDFLYSRAFEMMVQLGSMEVMAILSNATCVIAEGEVMQLMNVKNPNVGEDKYMDVIQGKTAMLFEASSHSGAKLANASPEQAEALRLFGHHLGMAFQLVDDVLDYIGNADELGKNVGDDLAEGKPTLPLIFAMQNASQEQADVIRQAIRKGGTEDLPKIIEIVQSCGAIDYTQQKAQEHVNQACEAIAILADTPAKQALQTLADMAINRNK; from the coding sequence ATGCAATTTAATGACATTTATCAGGTTGTAGAAACCGAATTCGCTCGCACCAACGAAATCATACTTGAGCAGCTCTCTAGCAACGTACCCATGGTTGAAAAAATCGGCCATCACATCATTGAAAGTGGTGGCAAGCGCATGCGTCCACTACTAGTGCTACTTGCCGCTAAGGCACTGGAAAGTAATGAGCAAAATCATCCTCTTTTAGCCAGTATTATTGAATTTCTCCACACCGCCACATTGTTACATGATGATGTCGTCGATACCTCTGACATGCGTCGCGGTAAAGCCACTGCGAACGCTGCCTTTGGCAATGCCCCTAGTGTGCTTGTGGGCGATTTCCTTTATAGCCGCGCGTTCGAAATGATGGTGCAATTGGGTTCCATGGAAGTCATGGCCATTTTATCCAACGCCACTTGCGTCATCGCTGAGGGCGAAGTGATGCAGCTCATGAATGTTAAAAACCCAAATGTGGGTGAAGACAAATATATGGATGTGATTCAGGGCAAAACCGCCATGTTGTTCGAGGCGAGCTCCCATTCTGGTGCCAAGCTGGCCAACGCATCACCAGAGCAAGCTGAAGCATTGCGCCTATTCGGACATCACTTGGGCATGGCATTCCAGCTGGTTGATGACGTACTTGACTACATCGGAAATGCGGATGAATTAGGTAAAAACGTGGGCGACGACTTGGCAGAAGGTAAGCCTACACTGCCGCTGATTTTCGCCATGCAAAACGCCTCACAAGAACAAGCCGATGTCATTCGACAGGCCATTCGTAAAGGTGGCACTGAGGATCTACCCAAGATCATTGAGATTGTTCAGAGCTGTGGAGCCATTGATTACACCCAGCAAAAAGCACAAGAACATGTGAATCAGGCATGCGAAGCCATCGCTATCCTTGCAGATACGCCCGCCAAACAAGCACTGCAAACTCTGGCCGATATGGCTATTAACCGCAACAAATAG
- the rplU gene encoding 50S ribosomal protein L21, which yields MYAVVVTGGKQYRVEEGQTLKVEKIETATGETVELEKVLLVGNGDDVKIGQPVVEGAKVTAEVVAHGRHKKVKIIKFKRRKHHMKQMGHRQWFTELKITGISA from the coding sequence ATGTACGCAGTTGTTGTAACTGGCGGTAAGCAATACCGTGTTGAAGAGGGTCAAACCCTTAAAGTAGAAAAAATCGAAACCGCTACTGGTGAAACAGTTGAGCTTGAGAAAGTTCTTCTTGTGGGTAATGGCGACGACGTAAAAATCGGTCAGCCAGTAGTTGAAGGTGCTAAAGTGACAGCTGAAGTTGTTGCTCACGGTCGTCACAAGAAAGTGAAGATCATCAAGTTCAAGCGTCGTAAGCACCACATGAAGCAAATGGGCCACCGTCAGTGGTTCACTGAACTAAAAATTACTGGTATCTCTGCTTAA
- the cgtA gene encoding Obg family GTPase CgtA produces the protein MKFVDEASIVVEAGKGGNGCMSFRREKYVPKGGPDGGDGGHGGSVILVADDAVNTLVDYRYVRRYKAETGQDGMGREMSGKKGEDTYLRVPVGTTVIDEDTMETLGDLTEQGQELKVAQGGTRGLGNIHFKSSVNRAPRQTTKGTMGESRNLKLEMKVIADVGLLGLPNAGKSTFIRAVSAAKPKVADYPFTTLVPNLGVVSVAKHKSFVVADIPGLIEGASEGAGLGIRFLKHLVRTRILLHIVDMNPYDGSTPADNAKAIINELDKFSPELAERERWLVLNKLDLVPEEEREERCQAVIDELGWQGPVYKIAAISKQGTQQIVFDIMSFLDEKAQAMAEDPSLKEAEEAHRNLVEKEARDRMEELADRRKSQRAARKAAKQNDDDNDDGPEFIYTYE, from the coding sequence ATGAAGTTTGTTGATGAAGCCAGCATTGTTGTCGAAGCCGGTAAAGGCGGAAACGGTTGCATGAGCTTTCGACGGGAAAAATATGTCCCGAAGGGCGGTCCAGATGGTGGTGATGGTGGTCACGGCGGTAGCGTTATTCTCGTAGCCGATGATGCTGTTAATACACTTGTAGATTATCGCTATGTACGTCGCTACAAAGCGGAAACCGGTCAAGACGGCATGGGCCGTGAAATGAGCGGTAAAAAAGGTGAAGATACCTACTTAAGAGTTCCTGTGGGCACCACGGTTATTGATGAAGACACCATGGAGACCTTAGGGGATTTGACCGAGCAAGGCCAAGAGTTGAAAGTCGCGCAAGGCGGTACCCGTGGCCTGGGTAATATCCATTTTAAATCCTCTGTTAACCGCGCACCTCGCCAAACAACAAAAGGCACCATGGGTGAAAGCCGTAATCTCAAGCTTGAGATGAAGGTGATTGCTGATGTAGGACTTTTAGGTTTACCCAATGCAGGTAAGTCTACCTTTATACGCGCTGTATCAGCAGCCAAGCCAAAAGTCGCGGATTATCCTTTTACCACCTTGGTACCTAATTTAGGCGTTGTCAGCGTAGCCAAGCATAAAAGCTTTGTGGTTGCAGATATCCCTGGTTTGATTGAGGGTGCTTCGGAAGGCGCAGGCTTAGGAATTCGCTTCCTTAAGCACTTAGTTCGCACGCGAATATTGCTGCATATTGTTGATATGAATCCTTATGATGGCTCGACCCCAGCAGACAATGCGAAAGCCATTATTAATGAATTGGATAAATTCAGTCCTGAGCTGGCCGAGCGTGAGCGCTGGTTAGTTTTGAATAAATTAGACTTGGTTCCAGAAGAAGAGCGTGAAGAGCGCTGCCAAGCAGTGATTGATGAGTTAGGTTGGCAAGGCCCCGTTTATAAGATTGCTGCCATCTCAAAACAAGGCACTCAGCAAATTGTTTTTGACATCATGAGTTTCTTGGATGAAAAAGCGCAAGCCATGGCTGAGGATCCTAGTCTCAAAGAAGCAGAAGAAGCTCATCGTAATTTGGTCGAGAAAGAAGCACGCGACAGAATGGAAGAATTGGCGGACCGTCGTAAATCACAACGAGCAGCCCGTAAAGCGGCGAAGCAGAATGATGATGACAACGACGATGGTCCAGAGTTTATTTATACCTACGAATAA